The sequence below is a genomic window from Luteimonas sp. MC1825.
AGCAGCGGCTGGGCGACGCCCAGGCTCAGCTCGTCGAGCTGGCCCTTCCACACCTTCTGGGTGGCCACGGGCTTGGCGGCTTCGTAGAGCTTGTGGGTCTCGAAGAAGCGGAAGCCCCAGTTGAGCAGCGCCTGCGAATCCACCGCGCGCTGGTTTTCGCTGGTGGAGCCCATCACCACCGACACCAGGCGCTGGTCACCGCGCTTGGCCGACGCCAGCAGGCAGTAGCCGGCACCCGAATGGTGGCCGGTCTTGATGCCGTCGACGCTCTGGTCGCGCCACAGCAGCAGGTTGCGGTTGCGCTGGGTGATCGGCCCGACCGTGAATTCCTTGATCTTGTTGTACGCGTACTCCTGCGGGAAATCGCGCGCCAGCGCGCGTCCGAGCAGCGCCAGGTCGCGTGCGGTGGAGTAGTGCTCCGGCGCCGACAGGCCGTGCGCGTTGACGAAGTTGGAGTTCTTCATGCCGATGCGCTTGGCGTACGCGTTCATCAGCATCGCGAACGCCTCCTCGCTGCCGGCCACGTGCTCGGCGAGCGCGATCGCGGCGTCGTTGCCCGACTGCACCACCATGCCCTTTTCCATGTCCACCAGCTTCGCGGTCTTGTTGACCTCGAAGCCGCTGTAGCTGCCATCGGTGCCGGCGCCGCCGGTGCGCCAGGCGTTGACGCTCATCAGCACGTCGTCGTCGGCGCCGACCTTGCCGGCCTTCATCTCGGCGGCGATCACGTAGCTGGTCATCACCTTGGTGATGCTGGCCGGCTCGACGCGTTCGTCGGCATTGTGGCCGGCGAGCACCTGGCCGGTGGCGTGGTCCATCAGCAACCACGCGGTTCCGGTGACCGGTGGCGCGTCCGGCACCGGCAGCTCGTCGCTGAGCGCGGCCGGCTGCGACGGCGTGGGTGACGGCGCGGACGCCGGGGTCTGGGCGTATGCAAGGCCGAGCGCGGCGGTGGAGACAAGGGTGATCAGCGCGACGCGGACGGCGTGGGCATTCATCGGGGATGGAACTCCGGGATTACGGCCATCCGTGACCGGGACGACAGGGACAAAGGACGGAAGTCTACTCGCGCACGACGTGCGGCGCGCCGAAGCCGAGACCGGCCACGCGTGCGCTGAGGTCGGCGACGCTGGCATGGGCGACAGGCCCGACGCGCAGTCGCCACACCGGTTTCCCGGAGGCGGTGCCGTCGTGCAGCCGCGCGGCGGCGATGCCGGCGCGCTCGAGCATGGCGAGTGCGCGCTGCGCGTTGTCTCGCGAGCCGAAGGCGGCGACCTGCAGCAGCACGCCGCCTGCACCGACGCGCGATGCCGCGTCGGCCGCGGGCACCGGCACCGGCGCGGCATCGGCCTGGCGTGCGGCGGCGACGGTTTCGCGTGCGGGCGCGGCGGCGCCACGCGCGGGCACCGCGGCCCCGGCCTTCGCCGGTGCCGCCGAGCCGTAGGGATCCGGCGTGCCGGCACGTCCGGTCGCCACGCGCGCACGGCGCGACTTCATCCAGGCATCGAACTCGTCGGCGCTCATCGCCTTGCCGTCCTGGCGCATGTCGAAGCGCCAGTCGCCGCCGGCGGCGGGCGGCGGTGTGGTCGCGGTCGCCACGCTGGCCGGCACCGTCGTCGCCGCCGTCGCGACCGCCTTGGCGGGGACGGCAGCGGCCGTGGCTGGCAGCGCCTGCACCAGGCCATCGATGGCGCTGGGCGGCGCGGGCTGCGGCTTTCCGGTGGCGACGCGCACGCCCGGCGGCAGGCCGGTGGCAGGATCGACCTGCTCGGCCACGCGCGTGTCGCGCGTCCCGCGCGCGTTTTCCGCCGCGCTCAGCGCACGCACCTCGACGCGGCCGGTGCCGCGCGGATGCACGCCGATCTTCACCGCCGCCGCGTAACTCAGGTCGATCACCCGGCCATCGTGGAACGGCCCGCGGTCGTTGACCCGCACCACCACCGACTTGCCGGTGTCGAGGTTGGTGACGCGCGCGAAGCTCGGCAGCGGCAGCGACTTGTGCGCGGCGGTGAACGCGTACATGTCGTAGACCTCCTGGTTGGAGGTCTTGCGGCCGTGGAATTTCTGCCCGTAGTACGACGCCAGGCCCTGTTCGACGAACCCGTCGACATCTTCGAGCACCCGGTACGACTTGCCGAGCACCGAGTACGGCGAACGGTTGCCATGGCGCGATCGGGCCAGGGCGACCACCTCGGGCTCGGGAATGGCATCCACGTCGGGCAGGTAGTCGGGCAGCGTGTCGCGCACACCCGGCTTGTACAGGCCGCCGGCGACGTAGTCGCCGCGCGTGGACGGATCCTCGGCGGCCGGTGCGTACGGCGACACCTTGCGGCCGGCATCGCGCTGAGCCGCGGTATCCGGCGCGCGTCCGGGCGCGGGGGCGGGCGCGTCGGCCGTCTTCTTCGGGGTGCCGGCACAGCCGGCCAGCAGCAGCACGGCGGCGGCAAGGCCCCAGCCGGCAGCGGCATGCCGCCCGATCATTGCGCCGGCCGGCCGGCGATCGCCTGTGCGAGCTGGTGCACGGCCAGCGAGTACATCGGCGAGCGGTTGTAGCGGCTGATCACGTAGAAGTTGCGGTAGCCCAGCCAGTACTCGGGGCCGGCCTCGCCGTCGAAGGACAGCAGCGTCGCGCCTTCGGCCAGCGGCTGCCCGGACTGCGGCCGGTAGCCGCGCGCCGCCAGCGCGGGCAGTGGATGCACCGGCTCCAGGTTGTCGGGCTTGAAGTCGGCCGCGGCGGCGTCGCGCGTCGCGCGCGCCACCACCGGCGCGCCGCGCTGCCAGCCGTGGACCACGAAATAGTTGGCGATCGACGCGAACACGTCGGGCTTGTGCGTAAGCAGGTCGCGCTGTCCGTCGCCATCGCCATCCTTGGCCCACAGCCGGTAGCTGGACGGCATGAACTGCCCCATGCCCATCGCCCCGGCATAGCTGCCTTTCAGCGCGCCAAGGTCGAGCTGCGGCTCCTCGGCGGTGAGCGCGAACA
It includes:
- a CDS encoding D-alanyl-D-alanine carboxypeptidase family protein, whose product is MNAHAVRVALITLVSTAALGLAYAQTPASAPSPTPSQPAALSDELPVPDAPPVTGTAWLLMDHATGQVLAGHNADERVEPASITKVMTSYVIAAEMKAGKVGADDDVLMSVNAWRTGGAGTDGSYSGFEVNKTAKLVDMEKGMVVQSGNDAAIALAEHVAGSEEAFAMLMNAYAKRIGMKNSNFVNAHGLSAPEHYSTARDLALLGRALARDFPQEYAYNKIKEFTVGPITQRNRNLLLWRDQSVDGIKTGHHSGAGYCLLASAKRGDQRLVSVVMGSTSENQRAVDSQALLNWGFRFFETHKLYEAAKPVATQKVWKGQLDELSLGVAQPLLVSVHRGKYAQLKPTMDVPKTLVAPIAKGQAIGTVRVSLDGKVVAEAPLVALEGVEEAGFFKRLWHELLMWWQTV
- a CDS encoding septal ring lytic transglycosylase RlpA family protein, whose translation is MIGRHAAAGWGLAAAVLLLAGCAGTPKKTADAPAPAPGRAPDTAAQRDAGRKVSPYAPAAEDPSTRGDYVAGGLYKPGVRDTLPDYLPDVDAIPEPEVVALARSRHGNRSPYSVLGKSYRVLEDVDGFVEQGLASYYGQKFHGRKTSNQEVYDMYAFTAAHKSLPLPSFARVTNLDTGKSVVVRVNDRGPFHDGRVIDLSYAAAVKIGVHPRGTGRVEVRALSAAENARGTRDTRVAEQVDPATGLPPGVRVATGKPQPAPPSAIDGLVQALPATAAAVPAKAVATAATTVPASVATATTPPPAAGGDWRFDMRQDGKAMSADEFDAWMKSRRARVATGRAGTPDPYGSAAPAKAGAAVPARGAAAPARETVAAARQADAAPVPVPAADAASRVGAGGVLLQVAAFGSRDNAQRALAMLERAGIAAARLHDGTASGKPVWRLRVGPVAHASVADLSARVAGLGFGAPHVVRE